The Aeoliella mucimassa genome includes the window CCGGTCCATATCAAGGGCTGCTGGTTATTTTTCTAGCAATAGTAGGTGTGCCCTTGGTAGCGGCCTACGAAGTGATGGGACTTCGCGAGAAGCAAGCCGCTCCTAATAAGTATCTATTCTGGACAGTGCTGCCATTGATCGCAATGTACTGCGTAATTTTTTTGATTGTCCCTCGAATGTGACTATAACTTTTTACCGCGATAACTCTGAAGTGGATCCCACTTATTGGTCCACTCGCTTAGATAGAGTGCGATAGCCCAAGACTTTCGGGCAGCGGTGGGCTATGACTGTTACGCCGCTACGGCCGGGGCGTATTCGGCTAGAGCATCGACGTTTTGTGATTGCGATTGTCCAGGAAACGGCAAGAAGAAGTATGACTCTGGCCTGAAAGTTACTTCATACACCGCGACTTTTGGGGAGTTTTGGTATGATGGGTTCGTCAACGCAAGCTGGGTAGGAAATCATGGGGGAGTAGGTCAGCGTCCGGACGCTTGGCCTGACTGGCATATCCACAGGTCGGTTCTTTCAAGCTCCAATATCGTGCAACAATTGATTGCGAGTAGAACGAGACCTCGATAAAGATAGAACTCTACAATGTTTGGTCCGTCGAATCGAACTTCAGGAATCCAAAAACCAGGAAGCCTACCATTGTTCTACCTGGAAGTCGAAAGGTTCACATGTACGTCACAATAAAAGAGAATTTCCAACCATGTCCGTAATTGAAGTGATGCTGTTCGATCCTGCTGGTTGGATGTTTATGCCTATCATTGTGTTGTTGTATATTTGGACACGTCGCAAGATAAATGGGTGCCTCACTGTGCCGATCTTGAGCCTAGCCTTTGTCCTCACTTTGTCAGTATTTAGTGGTCAATATGAATCATACTCCGATGCTGCGAATGTAGTGTTGTGGACTGCTGCTTTCACTGTTTGGGGATTATTTATTTACGCTTTAATCGAAGCTAGCTTCAAGATACTTGGGTGGTGCCGCGTATGGTCCAAAAACTGAATCGAGCCGAACCCCCTTGTTTCAGACCGATTGTTTAACACGCCGAGCCCAGAACTCGGCCGACATCAGGAGAGCATTGTCACCGAACCCGAAAACGAACGAGTTAAAGAGCCCGAACTGTTGCGGGGTTTTCCGTGGGAATCGGGCGACGCAGGGGGCGGATTCCCCAGTTCGCCAAGATGGGGCATCTTCAAGGCTTTTGGAGCCTGTCGAAGGAGTGCATGTTGGCGAAACTCGGCGGGGTGGCACTGTTACGGCGTCCGCTTTTTGGGTGCCACTGCTGGCTTGTCGCGGACAGCCTTTCCGGATCGCATGGCAGTAGCAACGGCTAGTTAATGATTCGCCACGTTACCCAAGCACCAGCAGTGTGTTGGATGTTTGGTGTGGGGCGTCACGACACTCGAAGAACTGAGCAGCTATGACCCCCGACTACCGATCGGCGTTAGTGGGTAGTCTAGGACGTGGGTAGCGGTTTCTGGCCACGGATGAACCGGATCATCACGGATGGGCTAACCGCAGGACCTCTTGGGCTTCGCCCACCTACAACTGGGTGTAGTGCGCCCAGCTGTCGGTGCTACCCAAAATCTCCGCGGGCTCGGCGCCTGTGCCATGTTGGCTCGATTCTCACGCCGTACTCTGGTGCTACCCTCCCCGGGCCTGATAGCCCGACCCGTCCCGCAAGCGGGAGGGTAAATTCGAGGGCTAAACGAATTTTCTGACCATTCCAGTTTTCGCTGGAAAGTGGCCACCTGTGGTGTTCTAATGGACAGGTGGTTGTTGGCTGTCGGCTATCAGCTTTCGGCTGTTGGCTTTTTAGTGATTGGAGGTGATCGCGATGTGATGCTTATCTGAATAGCAAACTACTAGCGACGCGCAGGCGAAGGGTTGCCGGCGTGGGCGTTCGCTGCTGCGCGCGTGTCAAAGCTCTAAGCCTTAGGCTTTAAGCGGTAGGCTAGATCTTTCGGTCGCTGGAAGCTGCTTCAAGATGACATATTCGCATTCCGCATTCCGCAATCCCAAATCCCCAATCGTGTCTCCTCCCCAAAATAGTTTCCCACCCATGGGAATCTATTTTGGGCAACTATCCCGGAGGTGTTGATGCAACTCATTGCTGACAAACGACTTGCGATAGTTTCCCACTGCGAAAATAGATTCCCACTCGATGCGTTTTGGGAAATGGGAATCTATTCGGGCGCGAAAACCACTGGTTTTGTAGAGCGGGCGGAGATTCAATTTTCCCATCGGTGGGTAAATTGGGAATCTATTCGTGAGCATTGGGAATCTATTCCCCTCCGAAGGTTCGAGCGTGTGCGGGGGGGGGCTGGTGGAGATAGGTTGGATTGGCGAACCGCAGGAGAGGGGAGTTTGGAGGGGAGGCCGGTCGCTGGATCGGATTCTGCTGCTTTCGTGACGCACGCAGGTGGTGAAACAGGTATCCTGGAAGTGTCGCACATCCAGCCGCCGCCGGTGGTGTGGTGGTTGGCCTGTGGAGTCGATTCGAAGCGAAGTGAAACTGACGCGTTGTCCTTTTTAAGGAGTCAGAGAAATGGTGGTACATCGGATCGCTTTGATGATGGGGATGATCTTGCTCACCTCCTCCGCCGAGGCGCAGAAGTTGGTGGAGTATCGCAACTTCGAGGAGCGATCGAGCGAGTATGGTTCGATGGCCTTTAGTCCCGACTGGAAAACACTCTACTCGGCAGGCACTGGTAGCAAGATCAAGGATTGCGACGTCGAGGCCAATCAGGTGATTGGCGAGTTCACCAAGAATCGCGAGACTTTCACGAGCGTGCTGACCGTGAGCCCCGATGGTAAATGGCTAGTCGCCGGCGAGAGCAACGGCGCGATCGTGTTCTACCAACTCCCGTCCGGCGAAGTCGCCAAGCAACTGGATGCGAAGCGATGGGTTCGCTCGCTGGCGTTCACCGCCGATGGTAAGGAGTTGTTCTCCGGAAGCGACGATCACCAGATCGTTCGTTGGGACCTGGAAGCCGAGCAACCGAAGGAACAATGGCCGACGGACAAGCAGGGCTACATCACCTTGTCGCCTGATGGAAAAACGGCCGCGACTACTGGGCTGTCGCGCAAGGTCTCGTTGTGGGATCTGGCGACTACCAAGTCGGTTGGCGAACTCAAGGTTCCTGCGGAGTCGACGTACGGAGTCGCTTTCAGTGCGGATGGCAAGTGGTTGCTCTCCGGCGATCGTCGCTCGCCGTACGAGGTCCGCCTGTGGGACTTGGCGACCAGAACCGCGCAGCACGAGATGGATGGTCGCAACGATGGAGTGGTGGCCGTGGCTTTTCATCCCAGCGGCAAACTCGTGGCCGCGGCGAAGTTGAACGGGGCCATTGAGATGTGGAGCGTCGAAACCGGCGAACTGGTCGATTCGGCAAACAGCGGAGTGTCGAATGCGTTGGGGCTGAGCTTCAGTGCTGATGGCACCAAATTGGCCCATGTATACGGGGCCACCGAAGCGGCTTGCGGGGTGCGCATCTGGCTGTTGGAAGGTCTGGAGGAGGCGTTGGAATAGCAACATCGGTTCGGCAGGGTAGCCGTGTTGGGTGAACCTGAGGCGGGAGACGGGGAATTCTGGGGCTGGAATCCCCCAGATGGGGGTCCTGTGGGTTGAATAGGGACCCTGGGTCACTTATTCTATGGGGTTTCCGAAGGCTCATCTCGCCCTGCAGATAACCTCTTGATGTCAGACCTAGCCCAACGAATGGCGAATCTCTCGCCTGCCCAGCGAAAGTTACTTCAGCAACGTCTCGCGGGGCAAAAAGCCCAAGCCGAGCCGATCGCCATTGTCGGTATGTCGTGCCGCTTCGCCGGCGCGAACAGCCTGGCCGAGTACTGGCGCGT containing:
- a CDS encoding WD40 repeat domain-containing protein, with the protein product MVVHRIALMMGMILLTSSAEAQKLVEYRNFEERSSEYGSMAFSPDWKTLYSAGTGSKIKDCDVEANQVIGEFTKNRETFTSVLTVSPDGKWLVAGESNGAIVFYQLPSGEVAKQLDAKRWVRSLAFTADGKELFSGSDDHQIVRWDLEAEQPKEQWPTDKQGYITLSPDGKTAATTGLSRKVSLWDLATTKSVGELKVPAESTYGVAFSADGKWLLSGDRRSPYEVRLWDLATRTAQHEMDGRNDGVVAVAFHPSGKLVAAAKLNGAIEMWSVETGELVDSANSGVSNALGLSFSADGTKLAHVYGATEAACGVRIWLLEGLEEALE